In one window of Nocardiopsis aegyptia DNA:
- the pucD gene encoding xanthine dehydrogenase subunit D — protein sequence MATTTAPTVTDLSSTTRDGLGSSPRRPDGTLKVTGEFAYSSDMWMEDMLWGMTLRSPHPHAKILGIDITEALKVPGVEAVLTHEDVPGAKCYGLEYKDQPVLAFGKVRYKGEPVALVAADHPETARRALERIKVDYEVLPPVSDSRRAALDPEYPLVHEEGTLKIHEEYHQSGNRVRYQPIRTGGFRDVAGEREREREVLDALRAQADAVVETEYEVGMQDQAFLGPESGLAVPEEDGGVHLYVATQWLHNDLWQIVPCLGLPEDKVRMTMAGVGGAFGGREDLSMQIHGALLALRTGKPVKIVYNREESFYGHVHRHPAKMRFEHGAKADGTLLYATLEIIVDGGAYASATPAVVGVASSLGIGPYEVPNVLVDAYGVYTTNPPCGAMRGFGAVQACFGYESQMDKLAEKLGMHPVDLRIKNAMSQGSRIITGQELHSPLPMADMLQRARDLPMPADRSELPDPSDLRTLPGGVAGTTHGEGVVRGVGYGVGLKNLCFSEGFDDYSTARVRLEIVAGEPNVLVHTAAAEVGQGLVTVKGQIARTELGVENVAINPSDTRVGSAGSSSASRQSYMTGGAVKLACEAVRASVFAIARERGVVPADRNDADLSLAGGKLVSATDGVLTSLADLLGESASGGTVVEETREHHHRPTEMIDPVLGQGSSHTQFGMCVHRAVVDVDVELGLVKVVALDAVQDVGKVLHPQQLAGQIQGASTQGLGLALMEEIQVKDSEIRNPSFTDYLIPTILDTPPMRIEVLEHPDPHAPYGLRGAGEPPTLSSTPAIVAAVRDATGRALTHAPVRPEDIVGIDL from the coding sequence ATGGCCACGACGACCGCCCCGACCGTCACGGATCTGTCCAGTACCACCAGGGACGGCCTGGGGTCGAGCCCGCGCCGCCCCGACGGCACGCTCAAGGTGACCGGGGAGTTCGCCTACTCCTCGGACATGTGGATGGAGGACATGCTGTGGGGGATGACCCTGCGCAGCCCCCACCCGCACGCGAAGATCCTGGGCATCGACATCACCGAGGCGCTCAAGGTCCCGGGTGTGGAGGCCGTGCTCACGCACGAGGACGTCCCCGGCGCCAAGTGCTACGGCCTGGAGTACAAGGACCAGCCGGTGCTGGCCTTCGGCAAGGTGCGCTACAAGGGTGAGCCGGTGGCCCTGGTGGCCGCGGACCACCCCGAGACCGCGCGCCGCGCCCTGGAGCGGATCAAGGTCGACTACGAGGTCCTGCCCCCGGTCAGCGACTCGCGCCGGGCCGCCCTGGACCCGGAGTACCCGCTGGTCCACGAGGAGGGCACCCTCAAGATCCACGAGGAGTACCACCAGTCCGGCAACCGGGTGCGCTACCAGCCCATCCGTACCGGTGGGTTCCGGGACGTGGCCGGGGAGAGGGAGCGCGAGCGCGAGGTGCTGGACGCCCTGCGCGCCCAGGCCGACGCGGTCGTGGAGACCGAGTACGAGGTCGGGATGCAGGACCAGGCGTTCCTGGGCCCCGAGTCCGGCCTGGCCGTGCCCGAGGAGGACGGCGGCGTCCACCTGTACGTCGCCACCCAGTGGCTGCACAACGACCTCTGGCAGATCGTGCCGTGCCTGGGCCTGCCCGAGGACAAGGTGCGGATGACCATGGCGGGGGTCGGCGGGGCCTTCGGCGGCCGCGAGGACCTGTCGATGCAGATCCACGGCGCCCTGCTCGCGCTGCGCACCGGCAAGCCGGTCAAGATCGTGTACAACCGCGAGGAGTCCTTCTACGGCCACGTGCACCGCCACCCGGCCAAGATGCGCTTCGAGCACGGCGCCAAGGCCGACGGCACCCTGCTGTACGCCACGCTGGAGATCATCGTGGACGGCGGCGCCTACGCGTCGGCGACGCCCGCGGTGGTGGGCGTGGCCTCCTCGCTGGGCATCGGCCCCTACGAGGTGCCCAACGTGCTGGTGGACGCCTACGGGGTGTACACCACGAACCCGCCGTGCGGGGCGATGCGCGGATTCGGCGCGGTCCAGGCGTGCTTCGGCTACGAGTCGCAGATGGACAAGCTCGCCGAGAAGCTGGGCATGCACCCGGTGGACCTGCGGATCAAGAACGCCATGTCGCAGGGCTCGCGGATCATCACGGGCCAGGAGCTGCACAGCCCGCTGCCGATGGCGGACATGCTCCAGCGCGCCCGCGACCTGCCGATGCCCGCCGACCGCTCCGAGCTGCCCGACCCCTCCGACCTGCGCACCCTGCCGGGCGGCGTGGCCGGGACCACGCACGGCGAGGGTGTCGTGCGCGGTGTGGGCTACGGCGTCGGTCTGAAGAACCTGTGCTTCTCGGAGGGCTTCGACGACTACTCCACGGCGCGGGTGCGGCTGGAGATCGTGGCCGGCGAGCCGAACGTGCTCGTGCACACCGCCGCCGCCGAGGTCGGCCAGGGCCTGGTCACCGTCAAGGGCCAGATCGCCCGCACCGAACTGGGTGTGGAGAACGTGGCCATCAACCCGTCCGACACCCGGGTGGGCTCGGCCGGCTCCTCCTCCGCCTCCCGCCAGTCGTACATGACCGGCGGCGCGGTGAAGCTGGCCTGTGAGGCCGTGCGCGCGTCGGTGTTCGCGATCGCCCGGGAGCGCGGCGTGGTCCCGGCCGACCGGAACGACGCGGACCTGTCCCTGGCGGGCGGCAAGCTGGTCTCGGCGACCGACGGCGTGCTGACGTCGCTGGCCGACCTGCTGGGCGAGTCCGCGAGCGGCGGCACGGTGGTCGAGGAGACCCGCGAGCACCACCACCGCCCGACGGAGATGATCGACCCGGTCCTGGGCCAGGGCTCCTCGCACACCCAGTTCGGGATGTGCGTCCACCGCGCGGTGGTGGACGTGGACGTGGAGCTCGGCCTGGTCAAGGTCGTGGCCCTGGACGCGGTCCAGGACGTGGGCAAGGTGCTGCACCCGCAGCAGCTCGCCGGTCAGATCCAGGGCGCCTCGACGCAGGGGCTGGGCCTGGCGCTGATGGAGGAGATCCAGGTCAAGGACAGCGAGATCCGCAACCCGTCCTTCACCGACTACCTGATCCCGACGATCCTGGACACCCCGCCGATGCGCATCGAGGTGCTGGAGCACCCCGACCCGCACGCGCCCTACGGGCTGCGCGGCGCGGGCGAGCCGCCGACCCTGTCGTCGACACCGGCGATCGTGGCGGCGGTACGCGACGCCACCGGACGCGCGCTGACGCACGCTCCGGTGCGCCCGGAGGACATCGTCGGCATCGACCTGTGA
- a CDS encoding (2Fe-2S)-binding protein, with the protein MRVNVNVNGEDMTAENVWPGESLLYVLRERLGLPGSKNACEQGECGSCTVYFDGVTACSCMIAAGQAEGRAVRTVEGLAEEPGKGSDRTLGTVQDAFVEAGAVQCGFCTPGLLVQTDDLLERTVGAGKGAPDDAEIREALAGNLCRCTGYEKIIDAVHMAAARRAESGAAHE; encoded by the coding sequence ATGCGCGTGAACGTCAACGTCAACGGCGAGGACATGACCGCCGAGAACGTGTGGCCGGGCGAGAGCCTGCTGTACGTCCTGCGCGAGCGCCTGGGCCTGCCGGGCAGCAAGAACGCCTGTGAGCAGGGCGAGTGCGGCTCATGCACCGTCTACTTCGACGGTGTGACGGCCTGCTCGTGCATGATCGCCGCCGGGCAGGCCGAGGGCCGCGCGGTACGCACGGTCGAGGGTCTGGCCGAGGAGCCCGGCAAGGGCTCGGACCGCACCCTGGGCACCGTCCAGGACGCGTTCGTCGAGGCCGGCGCGGTCCAGTGCGGCTTCTGCACGCCGGGCCTGCTGGTGCAGACCGACGACCTGCTGGAGCGCACCGTGGGCGCGGGCAAGGGCGCTCCCGACGACGCCGAGATCCGTGAGGCGCTGGCGGGGAACCTGTGCCGCTGCACCGGCTACGAGAAGATCATCGACGCCGTGCACATGGCCGCCGCGCGCCGGGCCGAGAGCGGAGCAGCGCATGAGTGA
- a CDS encoding 8-oxoguanine deaminase: protein MSDVTVIEGAHVVTVDGGEYAEGHIVVRDGRIGAVGAGPAPEIPGAQKVDGRGCLATPGLVNTHNHLYQWATQGLFADGTLFEWLVGSYEIWHRLDAEVVGNTTSAGMSHLALSGCTTASDHHYIFPSGRGDIVAAEVAAAREVGIRLDLARGSMDRGHSSGGLPPDSVVESLDEALRATGAAIDTHHDASFDAMTRVSVAPCSPFSVSRELMVGAAELARAKGVRLHTHLAETLDEEEKCLAEFGCTPVEYAEKLGWLGEDVWFAHAVHLSDAAIARIAATGTGIAHCPTSNARLGAGICRTTELLEAGAHVGLGVDGPASSELTPLAGEMHQALLMARARKGPQALSARQALHMATLGGARVLGRDAELGSLTVGKLADIALWRVDGFGYDVIDDPVVATVFGPTPPLERLLVGGRTVVDRGELRTLSADTAAARGRAAHRALLQEVNR from the coding sequence ATGAGTGACGTGACCGTCATCGAGGGCGCCCACGTCGTGACCGTGGACGGCGGGGAGTACGCCGAGGGCCACATCGTGGTGCGCGACGGCCGCATCGGGGCCGTCGGGGCCGGTCCCGCCCCCGAGATCCCGGGCGCCCAGAAGGTCGACGGCCGCGGCTGCCTGGCGACGCCTGGCCTGGTCAACACGCACAACCACCTCTACCAGTGGGCCACCCAGGGGCTGTTCGCCGACGGGACCCTCTTCGAGTGGCTGGTGGGTTCGTACGAGATCTGGCACCGCCTGGACGCGGAGGTCGTGGGGAACACGACGTCGGCGGGGATGAGCCACCTCGCGCTGTCGGGGTGCACCACCGCCTCCGACCACCACTACATCTTCCCCTCGGGCCGGGGCGACATCGTCGCCGCCGAGGTGGCCGCCGCCCGCGAGGTCGGCATCCGCCTGGACCTGGCCCGCGGGTCGATGGACCGGGGCCACAGCTCCGGCGGCCTGCCGCCGGACAGCGTCGTGGAGAGCCTGGACGAGGCGCTGCGCGCCACCGGCGCCGCCATCGACACCCACCACGACGCGTCCTTCGACGCGATGACGCGCGTGTCGGTGGCGCCCTGCTCGCCGTTCTCGGTGAGCCGGGAGCTGATGGTCGGGGCCGCCGAGCTGGCCCGCGCCAAGGGCGTGCGCCTGCACACCCACCTCGCCGAGACGCTCGACGAGGAGGAGAAGTGCCTGGCCGAGTTCGGGTGCACTCCGGTGGAGTACGCGGAGAAGCTCGGCTGGCTGGGCGAGGACGTGTGGTTCGCGCACGCGGTGCACCTGTCCGACGCCGCCATCGCGCGGATCGCGGCCACCGGTACCGGCATCGCGCACTGCCCCACCTCCAACGCCCGGCTGGGTGCGGGCATCTGCCGCACCACGGAGCTGCTGGAGGCGGGCGCGCACGTGGGTCTGGGCGTGGACGGCCCCGCCTCCAGCGAGCTGACGCCGCTGGCCGGGGAGATGCACCAGGCGCTGCTGATGGCGCGCGCCCGCAAGGGCCCGCAGGCGCTCAGCGCCCGCCAGGCCCTGCACATGGCCACCCTGGGCGGCGCCCGGGTGCTGGGCCGTGACGCCGAGCTCGGCTCGCTCACCGTCGGCAAGCTCGCCGACATCGCCCTGTGGCGGGTGGACGGGTTCGGCTACGACGTGATCGACGACCCGGTGGTCGCGACGGTCTTCGGCCCCACGCCGCCCCTGGAGCGCCTGCTGGTCGGCGGCCGTACCGTCGTCGACCGCGGGGAGCTCCGCACTCTGTCCGCCGACACCGCCGCCGCGCGCGGCCGGGCCGCGCACCGCGCCCTGCTCCAGGAGGTGAACCGCTGA
- a CDS encoding FAD binding domain-containing protein, with translation MEFLSPSTLEEALEAKSAHPDGVPIMGGTDVMVELNFDKRRPSTLIDLARVPELGEWGTDGDHTRLGAGVPYSKIVEHLSRSAPALAKASRTVASPQIRNRGSVGGNLGGASPAGDAHPPLLATDAVVELASVRGRRRVPAREFYLSLRRTARQDDELITAVLLPEPKGPQQFAKIGTRNAMVISVAAFSLALDAEKRTVGTGLGSVAPTPIRAEEAEEFLAAEFDWEGATLPSESLVRRFGELVASVTRPIDDQRGTAQYRTHSMAVMARRALTWSATEYRKGVTRCA, from the coding sequence ATGGAATTCCTGAGTCCCTCCACACTGGAGGAGGCGCTCGAGGCCAAGAGCGCCCACCCTGACGGAGTCCCCATCATGGGCGGAACCGACGTCATGGTGGAACTCAACTTCGACAAACGGCGCCCGTCGACCCTGATCGACCTGGCCCGCGTGCCCGAGTTGGGCGAGTGGGGCACCGACGGCGACCACACCCGCCTGGGCGCGGGTGTGCCCTACTCCAAGATCGTCGAGCACCTGTCGCGGAGCGCTCCCGCTCTGGCGAAGGCCTCGCGCACCGTGGCCTCCCCGCAGATCCGCAACCGCGGCTCCGTGGGCGGCAACCTGGGCGGCGCCTCGCCCGCGGGGGACGCCCACCCTCCCCTGCTCGCCACCGACGCCGTCGTCGAACTGGCCTCGGTCCGCGGCCGGCGGCGGGTCCCCGCCCGGGAGTTCTACCTCTCCCTGCGCAGGACCGCCCGCCAGGACGACGAGCTCATCACGGCCGTCCTGCTGCCCGAGCCCAAGGGCCCGCAGCAGTTCGCCAAGATCGGCACCCGCAACGCCATGGTCATCTCCGTGGCCGCCTTCAGCCTGGCCCTGGACGCGGAGAAGCGCACCGTGGGCACGGGTCTGGGCTCGGTGGCCCCGACCCCGATCCGCGCCGAGGAGGCCGAGGAGTTCCTGGCCGCCGAGTTCGACTGGGAGGGCGCGACCCTGCCGTCGGAGAGCCTCGTGCGGCGCTTCGGCGAGCTGGTGGCCTCGGTCACCCGCCCCATCGACGACCAGCGCGGCACCGCGCAGTACCGCACCCACTCCATGGCCGTGATGGCGCGTCGCGCGCTGACCTGGTCGGCCACCGAGTACCGGAAGGGAGTCACGCGATGCGCGTGA
- a CDS encoding NCS2 family permease: MTSTKDGAAPEARTAPARSWLDRFFFISERGSTVGREIRGGLTTFMAMAYIIVLNPIILGGVPDANGDFLSPAQLTTMTALAAGLVTIMMGVVGRAPIACAAALGVMAVVAYQAAPVMTWPEVMGLVVWQGIAIIAMVVTGVRTAVMNALPHNLKMAIGVGIGLFVTLIGLSNAGFVSAGEGGLLQIGAAGGGGHLDGWPILVFVSGLVLASILLVRRVPGAIFYGIVGATVFAIVVHYAAGLSDEAWGSASPSLPGNPVAAPDFGLLFQVDMFGAWTSAGVTTAGVILFTLVLAGFFDALGTILAIGTKANIAGENGQMPRVNQILVTDGAGAVTGGLTSSSATLVFVESTAGVSEGARTGLASVVTGLFFLAAIFFAPVFGIVPAQAASVAMVLVGAMMMMHIREIDWSDISIAIPAFLTIAMMPFTYDIASGIGIGIIAYTIVKTAQGRIVEVGWLMWLLSAVFAFHFAMHALGL, encoded by the coding sequence ATGACCAGTACCAAGGACGGTGCCGCGCCCGAGGCGCGCACCGCACCGGCTCGATCCTGGCTCGACCGCTTCTTCTTCATCAGTGAGCGCGGATCCACCGTCGGCCGCGAGATCCGCGGCGGCCTCACCACCTTCATGGCGATGGCGTACATCATCGTCCTGAACCCGATCATCCTCGGCGGCGTCCCCGACGCCAACGGGGACTTCCTCTCCCCCGCCCAGCTGACCACCATGACCGCGCTGGCCGCCGGGCTCGTCACGATCATGATGGGCGTGGTGGGGCGCGCGCCGATCGCCTGCGCCGCCGCCCTGGGCGTCATGGCGGTGGTCGCCTACCAGGCGGCGCCCGTGATGACCTGGCCCGAGGTCATGGGCCTGGTGGTCTGGCAGGGCATCGCCATCATCGCGATGGTGGTGACCGGTGTACGCACCGCGGTGATGAACGCGCTCCCGCACAACCTCAAGATGGCCATCGGCGTGGGCATCGGCCTGTTCGTGACGCTGATCGGCCTGTCCAACGCCGGCTTCGTCAGCGCGGGCGAGGGCGGCCTGCTCCAGATCGGCGCCGCCGGCGGCGGAGGCCACCTGGACGGCTGGCCGATCCTGGTGTTCGTCTCCGGCCTGGTGCTGGCGAGCATCCTGCTGGTGCGCCGGGTGCCGGGCGCGATCTTCTACGGGATCGTGGGCGCCACCGTGTTCGCGATCGTCGTCCACTACGCCGCGGGGCTGAGCGACGAGGCCTGGGGCAGCGCCAGCCCGAGCCTGCCCGGCAACCCGGTCGCGGCCCCCGACTTCGGCCTGCTGTTCCAGGTGGACATGTTCGGTGCGTGGACCTCGGCGGGCGTGACGACCGCCGGTGTCATCCTGTTCACGCTCGTGCTGGCCGGGTTCTTCGACGCGCTGGGCACGATCCTGGCCATCGGCACCAAGGCCAACATCGCGGGCGAGAACGGGCAGATGCCACGGGTGAACCAGATCCTGGTCACCGACGGCGCGGGCGCCGTGACGGGCGGTCTGACCAGCTCCTCGGCCACCCTGGTGTTCGTGGAGTCCACCGCCGGAGTGAGCGAGGGCGCCCGCACGGGCCTGGCGAGCGTGGTGACGGGGCTGTTCTTCCTCGCCGCGATCTTCTTCGCGCCGGTGTTCGGCATCGTTCCCGCCCAGGCGGCGTCGGTGGCGATGGTGCTGGTGGGTGCCATGATGATGATGCACATCCGCGAGATCGACTGGTCGGACATCTCCATCGCCATCCCGGCGTTCCTGACCATCGCGATGATGCCGTTCACCTACGACATCGCCAGCGGCATCGGGATCGGGATCATCGCCTACACGATCGTCAAGACCGCCCAGGGGCGGATCGTCGAGGTCGGCTGGCTGATGTGGCTGCTCTCGGCCGTGTTCGCCTTCCACTTCGCGA